CGATCTGTAGATGAATGGGGGGAACACGGCCATGGGATACGGTGGTGGGAATTTCACTTGAGCCATCAATTTCAGCTCAGATGGGTCCATTTTCAGTTGTTTCTGGGTTGgttttctgtcaaaaacaaGTGTCCAACCTCGAGGGATCTCGTTCTGGATCCTGCAGACCCTTGAAGGATCCTAGAAGGACCTAAAGGCAGATACTTGTCATCTGGATCAAAGTCAAGGGGTCATGATGTAAGtgtgacatcatttatttgtgtgttccTCATGTTTGTAAGAACCAGCTTAGCTTAGCTATGTTTTCGTCCATGCACTTGAactgaaaaacagcacaaacagcaattaTTAACCATCATGCAACCCAAAACATAACTTCCTTCACCTTAAGTCCAAAAATGTACACTCCCTAAAAACTGCAATTTAAAGAAAGATTTTATGGGTTGAATGTGGATGTTGTTGAACTAATCTTTCAactatttgttttaatatatatagagagagagataacagTCTGGAATATGTCATTAATTACCAACaacagtgattttctttttgcttgATTATTTTTGTGTCGTGTCACCTTTAAGTgttattcaaaaatattaaatttacCCATTTGGGACTGTTATCAGGCTGTTTTCATTCGcttaactaaaataaatgaaacattcTATTCTTAAAGGCATGTGATTATATGAAGCTTTTTTTGTCATCTTGTAATATCTATACAGGGCCGGCctaagcctttatggggcccttaCTTGAATTAGATGTGGGGcactccccctccccccaccttGGATTAGTTGGTGCTTGCCTATTATTGatactaatataataataatatagttatttgttattttttaacctgaaatggcagtaaaatcacaatagcataataatagaataaattaTGTGAACTGTACTTAAGAACTTCTGAATTGAGGAGGGCAATGTTGCACCTCcttttttcaggaaaaaaaaaagaattctgagAGCTAATTTACTTGAATCtgagaattcagattttttttaattcctcaAAGTAAGATTTTGAGAGAGtgagatttttttctcttttattctcagaattctgagattctgATTTGGGGAAAGGAATAAAAGTCCAgaagtgttttctctctccaaaTTTCTTGgttcttcttttaaaataaaaatattctcaTGTGGTCCTTGTTTTTCTGTAATCTGGACACTGAGGTGCATGAGAGGGTGTGTCCGTTGGTGTATGACTTCCAAAGCCAAAGTCATCACATCGCAGGGTCATCAAGTCAACCAGCCTCAGGTGTTTGAGCTCATCACAGCTGAATCATGTGTTTGATTAAACCTCATGAGCAGGAAGTGACTCCTCTAGTATctgatgtgtgtgatgttgtgagGCTGTAGAAGCATCAGAAATCAAAGCTGAGTTCTCTCCAGAGCTCCAGCAGCAAATGTGTTTGCTTGAGTTTGTCTCTGTTAGTTTTATCCTTGGACTTTTGCTCTTCTTGAACAAGTAGGATCACCCTACGTGTGTTTTATTGCCtgacaaggtttttttttttttaacagtgccGGATCCTTGAGTCTGATTGGGTTTGTCAAATTTAGCACTttagggtttttgtttgtttttcgtgTGTGGCCATGAAGGAAGAAATCGCCGCTGCCGTGTTCTTCGTTGCTCGGCTGGTGAAGAGATATGGTTGTCTGGACAATGACGGCAGGGAGCGATTTGCTGCCGCCCTCACGTGTGTTCTCTTTGAGAACTACAAGAACCACTGGCACCCGGGTGCACCCACCAAAGGACAGGCCTACAGGTCAGTAAACACAAGATCTTTGTCCCCGTTTGTCCTTGACCAATGCTGCACATGGAAATGCCACTCCCTCCAGTAAATGGACATAACATACAACAGATACTAGTTAGAGTTTCTATATtcaaaatgcatgaaaaaataaacttatTCTTGGTAGTTTCTCATTCAGTAGTAAACTCATTTAAAGCCCTGATGGCCAAACTTCATTCTATCATCATTCAgcattccaagatggctgctctGAATTCTGggcacttttttctttgttgaagAGGTGGAAATAATGACTGTCTTTTTCCATGGACATgttgcttttgtcttttatcCACTATATAATGTTTTATCAAATGAACTTTGACTCCATATTCCGACGGAtgtcaaaatgaactaaaatcctataattctgactttcttgagattaaagtcgttgCATGTATATGTTGCATGTTcctatagatttttttttataaatatctgTTGGACTTAATTGAATTGCGGGTTAGCAAACGAAAGCTTGGCTTTAAGACCGCACAGACCACCGCTTGTTTCAGAGTTTGACAGTTGACACCAGGTGCTTTTTAAGTACATGATGGTTTTCTTCAACATGATGCACTTTAGGTACTGGTGTAGTGTACTTTAAGTGTGACtctacacactcacacgcactcAAAACAATGTCCAATAGCATCTAGAATCTGCTGTCGTGTTAATGGTGCCCTTGAATCCTTTTTTGCGCATTCCCGTTaaactgtttttccttgttgAGATTTAGAAGCTAAGTGGCCGTcgctcacatttttttttacaggtccAGTCAACTGTGTGAGCTGGCAGAATTTACAGAGCTGACTCCAACTGACTTAATTGAGGAGGTGGTTTTGAATTCCATAGCTTTTTAGATGGTGTTTGTCTCACATGGCTGCTTAGATTTAGATAGAAATTGCATTGAACAGTTGTTTCAATTTGCTTGATTCCGTTGGTGCTTTCCGCGTCACTTATACCTGATGGACAATAGATGAAATTAGCTGGCAGCTAAATCTGGTACAAGTCATCTGTACTCTCGACGAGGTCAGTGCATTTTGTGCAATGTccttaaaacaaataaatataatacactATAGTGGAGTAGTGActggcactgttgccttacagcaacaacacatgGGTTTGGGGCCTGGTATGACTGAGGGTCTTTCTGGATGGTTTGCATATTCTGGTTTCCTTTCACTTAAAAGAAGCATGTACTGTTCCCAAGGGAACAAAATATAGTGCACACCTCCGAacaagtgttgtgtgttttttaggtGCCTGCGTATGAACCGTGTGCAGTTGGAGGACCCTGTGCTGCAGCAGGCCTGCGAGCGCGGCGCAGTGCGGTACGAGGATCTGGGCCTTCCTCAGGAGGTGACGGTGTGGGTTGACCCTGGAGAGGTGTCCTGCAGGTGAGACCTTCATATGACCTTTTTAAATACAAGGTCACAAGTCGGGAGCCCAGAGAGCAGTGAATCTGAAAGCTGTGGCTCTTCACTGGTCCTGTAGACCTTTTGACTTCTGGTATTTGTTTCCTTCATGCGTCTGTGTCCGTTCCACGTCCATGTAATAACATGATGGGAAGACATCATGaaaatgtgattgtttgtgcatttattaAGTACATATTATTTTTGACACAGCTTCCTAGTAAAATTTAGGCTTAATAAAATACACCATTCTTCTTGTTGTGCATGAGTCTTAGGccttatccacatggaaacagaactcTCCTTATGTGTTCTTTTTCGTTCTTGAAGCGTTTCCGTAAACATAGTGTTGTGATATAAATGCCTGTAAGTGGCACTATAATGCTGCCACAGAAATGCACCAACTCTCAAAGTTCAATTTTTCAGAGATGTAAATTGGTTGTATACAAAATGTCTGATACTAAATTCTAAACTCGTTCTCTTGTGTACAAGTAAAAGTGCCATCATGGGCTGCATAAATCCACAgacctgatttatttattaaccccccacacacacaggtacggCGAACGCAGCACTCCATTCTGCATCTCCGTGGTGGACGGTTGCCGACGAGACGGGGAGTTTTCCCGCCGCGTCCATGACGCAGTGGAGCGGGCGAGCCTCGACGTCCTCTCTGGAAGTTCCTCAGAtgaggagggaggtggagacaacagtatgagcagcagcagcagtggaagtAGCAGTTtgtcagctctctgtcctgctcCAGTCGCAACCACCAACCCTGAACCCAAGACCATCCCAACTGTCAGCAACCCCAACAGCGTCTACAGGGTAGGTCCGAAGTTCTGTCACGTTGGTTGAGAGAAGTAACCACATGTGACGAGGCAGGGGTGAACCTGACAGGTGTTGAAAGCGCAAGCTACAGATTTCGTCGTGATCTCTTGGTAAATCGAGTCAGATTCCCTGATTTACCAAGAGTtagtctgcacagcaacgtTATTACATTACACTGCCCGGTTACTTCTTCAGTAGTTACCTGTGGGTGATTGGACTTTGCTTGAGTTGGGCTGTAGATGTTTCGCCTCATCCAAGAGGCATTTACACTATGTTATGCTAACATGACACTTGTCCTTCCAGTAGCTGGTTTAGACTCCAGAgctgaatgtttgtcacaaagccagattgcatctatttgtttccctccagacTTTTGATTCTCTGGAGTAAATATGAATGTTAAGCCACCACGACTATTTACAGTAAGCTGTCAGTCAACAATGCAGAGTTTTGTGGGTTTGATTGATGTTTGCAGAGTATTTAGTGACCAATTATATAAATTAGTGGAGGCTGCGCACAGGGATTTTCATTTTATGCCATACTGCATCCCTCAGGGCTAATTACGaaactactaaaagacaatTTAAACCTTTTCGGCATGTTTTAAATGCTAACTTTACCTTTTTTAAAGTCCAATTTTCACCCTAACGACAACTGCCGGAAAGTCAAGGAGCTggcttattttatatttatattttattttaatcgaAGTAGCCAAGTATTAACGCTTGGTGTGTTGTAGCAATTGTCCACATACACCTGCACCATAGCCACTCCCTAAAACTTACCAATCTTGATTGTCTATTTTACTTACTTtaccacttctgcctccatcagtaaggtcaaatgtgttgtttctcatttgAAGACGAGTCTTTGGCTTTTTTCCCACTAATTttactctctcctcctcagttCAGCGAGTTTTCTCCCGGTGCCCCTCAGACCTGGCACAGGGAGAAGCGGAAGGCCTTTGCCGGGGATGCGTACGCTCCTCACGTTCCTCACGCTCCTCACGCTCCTCCACCTGCAGGTCTGACGTTCTCCACCCAGAAAGGCTTCAAGTCGTACAGGGCCACATTCACCTTCGCCGGGCCACGCGTCGACAAGTACCACTGGGTCAGCAAATCCCGATCCTAGGGCCGTGCAGCACAGAACCCGGACTGGGGTACTGCTGCTCAGGAACGACTCAAAGCGCCATGttcagtgagaaaaaaaaagatgtgaggACAGTTTAAGTGGTTATTATTCATACATGGTTTAGTGTAATAATGGTTTAAAGTAATGCTGTTTAAGCAGGTTTTTATATGttgacatgtctgtgtgttttaaccaacccctccccctcccaaatgtgtttttaaaattaaagtaaGTGTGAATAAAGTAACATTGAACTGTcattgaaaagaaataaaagtttcTGTGTCAGCTCTGCTGGTTATAAGTGTCATTTCCCCGAAGGCACaaaaaatcttgaatctttTACTGatgtagaattttttttttttaaggtgtgaCTGATTGATGCCCGTTTTAAAAACTCACTTAATTGTAttatgtattaaaatgaatattagAGCTATAACTATCTCTAGCTTTTCTgaattttcatttgaattaatAACTTTCTCTTGATGTGCAAATCAAAGGTATAGAACGTTTACAAAAGATAGATAAAAAGGAGCTAggaccacaaaaacaacaaacttcatcgcttgattttttttttattgttttaatcctgagaaagacGAGACGATGCggtcaagacgcaggaccacacactttttGTCAAACGATGTCAGGGAGGAGATTCATGGGGGATTAGGGCTCTCGCAGAAACTTTGCATGAcctaacgtgacttcagaatggAGACGGACACTTTGTTCCCATGAATACACAagtttgtcctctttctctaccgtccaccaggctcGGGAGACGGCCTTCACATTTACAGCCTCAAATTGGAAGGTCTCCACGATTGTCAGAAGGTTAAGATCGGGACTGAAATGCGGCCAATTGCCACACAAGTGTGGGGCGGGCTTTACCAAACACTGAAGGTCACCATAGTCACATGCTGTAGTTGCAATTTGCAATCTTACACACTGGTTCTTTAAATCCTCccaaacaagaaaacatgagATTGTTAGATTCCGCTTGCTGAGCAGCTCTGgtgtagtggtggtggtggttgtacTGGTAGTGTCgacagtgattgtgttgtacAAGATCAATCACATAACAACACTGCCTGCACAGCAACCCCGATCGCTGTCACCACCAGGAATCTCCGGAACCACAGTAGATGTCACGCTACGCATCTTGCTGACGTGGCCACACTGCGCCTAACGAATAAAAGTTAGTGTTCTCAGTCGAACTGCACGCCtgactttaccattccaaaccgttaCCCACATTTTAAAGGTTCCCAGCTCAAACTCTAATGTGCACACAGATCACAGGCCAATGATGGGACTCATTGCCTTTGATCCGTGTGCCGGCGACATCTGTATGGTGCGATTTTTATCTGAATCCACTTTTTTCAATTGTTGCAGCTGCAAGAGATCCCGATTCctctgacacttttttttttttttacattctcttATTCAAACAGCCGAGTTCAGGAGTTGTGATGGTTTCTTCTCATGCTCTCAAAGCAGTGGAGGCGTTAGAACTTTGGTTGTCAGTGAATGGTAAGTCAATATGTATTATATGTTCTATTTTGTGTCAGGAAAAGTTTTCCTCTGTCCATATTCCTTACATGACATTGATTCTACCTGTATGCGGGCAGGTGCTGCCCACATACAGGTAGAACATCCAAGGATGTTGTGCTCAAAATGTACCAATTCCTTACATAACTTTACGGGTCCCATTTTATGGCACCATTTGTGGAGCTTTATCGCATTGGGAGGAACTTATGGAGCTGGAATCTGACTGGTTGTTAAGAAATGATAAAATGTCCTAAAGccttaaaataataatccaatATCGTGTTAATTGTGTATATGTTGGATAAAAGCTGTGTTCTTACCAGCAGTTGCAGCagttctctctgctctgttcaCAAGTGACCACTGACGGCGAAACACAACCGTTTCCACAGCTACActttcctcagtgtgtgtgtgtgtgcacggtgTGTGCACGCTGACATCTCAGGTCATGCCTCAACTTGCCCCTGACGGGCAGGTATAGTTAATGTTGCCAGGGTGAAGCAGCACAACACTGGCCCTGAATCCCAGGATTTGCCACTTTTCTTACATTTAAGAAGACCACACACGCACCtaggttttatttatatttctttcttgCTCCACAATATTTGGTTTCATATAAACTGAACATTAAATAATGAAGTACCCGCATCATGGGCTTCATCTGACATCGCTTGCGTGGCACGTTGCCTTGCCTATCCCCTCTCTATGGGCACGAATGTCTTGAGGCATTCGAAAGCGGCTTGTTTGGAGATACGGCTGTCACAAATTATATTAGAATAAGAACCGTgaaaaccctaacccttgtgatgatgagtgatctaactgacatgaccaaaataaataaacatataaata
This genomic stretch from Solea senegalensis isolate Sse05_10M linkage group LG13, IFAPA_SoseM_1, whole genome shotgun sequence harbors:
- the btg4 gene encoding protein BTG4, with translation MKEEIAAAVFFVARLVKRYGCLDNDGRERFAAALTCVLFENYKNHWHPGAPTKGQAYRCLRMNRVQLEDPVLQQACERGAVRYEDLGLPQEVTVWVDPGEVSCRYGERSTPFCISVVDGCRRDGEFSRRVHDAVERASLDVLSGSSSDEEGGGDNSMSSSSSGSSSLSALCPAPVATTNPEPKTIPTVSNPNSVYRFSEFSPGAPQTWHREKRKAFAGDAYAPHVPHAPHAPPPAGLTFSTQKGFKSYRATFTFAGPRVDKYHWVSKSRS